CGTGCTGGCGCAGCAGCCGCGACGTCGGTATGCCGCGGGCCCAGGCCGCGCGCACCGGCACCCCCGCCAGGGCGTCGCGAGTGGCGTCGCGGACGACCAGACCGAACCACGGCAGCTGGGACAGCGCCAGCACCAGGACCGGCAGGACGGCGTGGTGCAGCACGTCCAGCGGCTGCACCGTGCCCGAGCCCGGCGAGGTCGCCCCACCGGTCGGGAGCCACCCGAGCCACACGGCGAAGACCCACACGGCGACCAGACCCAGCCAGAACGGGGGTGCCGCCTGGAGCGCGAGCAGCCCCCCGCCCACCATCCGGTCCGCCCACGACCCGGGCCGGGTCCCGGCCACCCCTCCGACGACCAGGCCCCCGAGCACGGCCAGCACCAGCGCGGCGGACATGAGCCCGAGGGTCCACGGCAGCCGCTGCGCGATGACGGTGACGACGGGCGAGCGCTGGCTGGAGGACGCGCCGAGGTCCCCCTGCAGGGCGTTGCCCCACCAGGAGGCCCACTGCTGCACCGCCCCGCTGTCGGCGGCCCGGTCCCGCATCGCCTCGAGGGTCGGCCCGTCCATCGTCAGGGCCCGCTCCCCCAGCGTGGCGAGGACCGGGTCGAAGGGCGTGCTCTGCGCGAGGGCGAACATCACGAGGGTGACGCCTGCCACGAGGACGGGGAGCAGCAGCAGCCGTCGGACG
This genomic window from Serinicoccus chungangensis contains:
- a CDS encoding ABC transporter permease, whose product is MRLQDRLRPARSPLTGLLVRRLLLLPVLVAGVTLVMFALAQSTPFDPVLATLGERALTMDGPTLEAMRDRAADSGAVQQWASWWGNALQGDLGASSSQRSPVVTVIAQRLPWTLGLMSAALVLAVLGGLVVGGVAGTRPGSWADRMVGGGLLALQAAPPFWLGLVAVWVFAVWLGWLPTGGATSPGSGTVQPLDVLHHAVLPVLVLALSQLPWFGLVVRDATRDALAGVPVRAAWARGIPTSRLLRQHAVRPALLPLVTVLGVRVPELITGAVLVETVFSWPGVASATVDSALRLDFPLLAALTVLTTVLVVLGNLAADIAYRVVDPRVGRHDG